Proteins found in one Pectobacterium atrosepticum genomic segment:
- the pptA gene encoding tautomerase PptA produces MPHIDVKHFPRNLSEEEKKIVAEDLAAVLKKHFGSSNDSLSVAFNEIQPERWKDEVYDPIIKPHLDTLAKKPGYSY; encoded by the coding sequence ATGCCCCATATTGATGTCAAACACTTCCCAAGAAACCTGTCTGAAGAAGAGAAGAAAATCGTCGCTGAAGATCTCGCTGCCGTTCTGAAGAAGCATTTCGGTTCTTCTAATGATTCGCTTTCTGTCGCGTTCAACGAAATTCAGCCAGAGCGCTGGAAGGATGAGGTTTACGATCCGATCATCAAACCGCATTTGGATACGTTGGCAAAAAAACCGGGATATTCGTATTAA
- a CDS encoding type II toxin-antitoxin system Phd/YefM family antitoxin, with the protein MKIETISYIKKNAATLDLAEPILVTQNGVPAYVIESYDQQQERENAIALLKLLTLSEKDKSEGKVFSREQLLDGLEF; encoded by the coding sequence ATGAAGATCGAAACGATTAGCTATATCAAAAAAAACGCAGCCACGCTTGACCTCGCTGAGCCAATTTTGGTGACTCAGAATGGCGTCCCAGCCTACGTTATTGAATCCTATGATCAACAGCAGGAACGCGAAAATGCCATTGCACTGCTTAAACTTCTGACGCTGTCTGAAAAAGACAAATCTGAAGGGAAAGTGTTCAGCAGGGAACAATTACTGGATGGGTTGGAATTCTGA
- a CDS encoding transcriptional regulator — translation MKNKDFSTGSCPIARSLVFLGDAWTVLILRDAHAGMTRFDQFRKSLGIVPTMLTKRLASLTQENLLQKRLYSEHPPREEYVLTESGRDFLPVLFMYEAWGRKYRGEGELMQILDDETGLEVRPVAIDRITGAEIGTRPFHIVQPKD, via the coding sequence ATGAAAAATAAAGATTTCTCAACCGGATCTTGTCCTATTGCAAGAAGCCTCGTTTTTTTAGGGGACGCATGGACAGTGCTGATACTCAGGGATGCTCATGCTGGAATGACCCGTTTTGATCAATTCCGTAAAAGTCTGGGGATTGTGCCGACGATGTTAACCAAGCGGCTGGCCTCACTGACTCAGGAAAATCTTCTGCAAAAGAGGCTGTATTCAGAACATCCGCCACGCGAGGAATACGTTCTGACAGAGTCGGGACGGGACTTTTTACCTGTGCTGTTTATGTATGAAGCATGGGGACGAAAATACCGCGGTGAAGGTGAACTCATGCAGATCCTTGATGATGAAACCGGACTTGAAGTGCGGCCCGTAGCGATAGACCGTATTACCGGTGCTGAAATCGGTACCAGACCGTTCCACATCGTGCAGCCTAAAGACTAG
- a CDS encoding aspartate aminotransferase family protein: MSQLVEKEVVETEAVETKINPILASSAQSIEAYQEAITQSSQAVMQWLQQPEMYQGKTVAELRERITLDFNPQGLGNQVAIERAIEYFLKDSLSVHHPQCVAHLHCPSLVVSQAAEVLINATNQSMDSWDQSPSATIIEMKLIEWLRTQVGYQSGDAGVFTSGGTQSNLMGLMLARDAFFARQGHSIQQDGLVGNLKKIKVFCSENAHFSVQKNMALLGLGYQCVTLVKTDRFARMDLNDLAEKVALAKVNGEQILAIVATAGTTDAGAIDPLRAIATLAAEHQIWVHVDAAWGGALLLSEKYRDYLDGIELVDSITLDFHKQFFQTISCGAFLLKEARHYELMRYQAAYLNSEFDEAQGVPNLVSKSLQTTRRFDALKLWMGLEALGQQQYAAIIDHGVTLAQQVAQYVDEHASLELVMQPQLASVLFRSRPQQVATADNATIALLNQRIGDALLESGRANVGVTEFDGVTCLKLTLLNPTVSLDDVKVLLALVESTAQQLLTA, encoded by the coding sequence ATGTCCCAATTAGTGGAAAAAGAAGTAGTGGAAACAGAAGCAGTTGAAACAAAAATCAACCCGATTCTGGCTTCTTCTGCGCAGAGTATTGAAGCCTATCAGGAAGCGATAACTCAAAGTAGCCAAGCCGTTATGCAGTGGCTGCAACAGCCTGAGATGTATCAGGGGAAAACGGTTGCTGAACTGCGTGAACGCATCACGCTGGATTTTAATCCTCAGGGCCTGGGTAACCAGGTCGCTATCGAGCGTGCAATTGAGTACTTTTTGAAAGACAGCCTGTCGGTGCATCATCCACAGTGTGTCGCTCACCTGCATTGCCCGAGTCTGGTGGTCAGTCAGGCGGCTGAAGTCTTGATTAACGCCACCAACCAGAGCATGGACTCTTGGGATCAAAGCCCGTCAGCCACCATCATTGAGATGAAGCTGATTGAATGGCTGCGTACTCAAGTCGGCTATCAGTCTGGCGATGCTGGCGTATTCACCAGTGGCGGCACTCAGAGCAACCTGATGGGGCTGATGTTAGCGCGTGATGCCTTCTTCGCACGTCAGGGACATTCGATCCAGCAAGACGGATTAGTCGGTAACCTGAAGAAAATTAAAGTGTTCTGTTCTGAAAATGCCCATTTCTCGGTGCAAAAGAACATGGCTTTATTGGGGCTGGGTTATCAATGCGTCACGCTGGTGAAAACCGATCGCTTCGCGCGGATGGATCTCAACGATTTAGCTGAGAAAGTAGCGTTGGCCAAGGTTAACGGCGAGCAGATTCTGGCGATTGTCGCGACGGCGGGAACCACTGATGCAGGAGCAATCGATCCTCTGCGGGCGATTGCGACACTGGCAGCGGAACACCAGATTTGGGTGCACGTTGATGCAGCTTGGGGCGGTGCACTATTGCTGTCCGAGAAGTATCGCGATTATCTGGACGGTATTGAATTGGTGGATTCCATTACATTGGATTTCCACAAACAATTCTTCCAGACCATCAGCTGTGGCGCATTCTTGCTGAAAGAAGCTCGCCATTATGAGCTAATGCGCTATCAGGCGGCTTACCTGAACTCTGAGTTCGATGAAGCGCAGGGTGTGCCGAATCTGGTGTCGAAATCATTACAGACGACGCGTCGTTTTGATGCGCTGAAACTGTGGATGGGTCTGGAAGCGTTAGGCCAACAGCAGTACGCGGCGATCATCGATCATGGCGTCACGCTGGCGCAGCAGGTTGCCCAGTATGTGGATGAACACGCCTCGCTGGAATTAGTAATGCAGCCGCAGCTGGCAAGCGTTTTGTTCCGTTCTCGTCCACAACAGGTGGCAACAGCGGATAATGCAACGATTGCACTGCTTAACCAACGTATTGGCGATGCACTGCTGGAATCAGGACGTGCCAACGTCGGGGTAACTGAGTTTGATGGCGTTACCTGCCTGAAACTGACATTGCTGAACCCAACGGTGAGCCTGGATGATGTCAAAGTCCTGCTGGCTCTGGTTGAAAGCACTGCACAGCAACTGCTGACAGCGTAA
- a CDS encoding nuclear transport factor 2 family protein → MSKVEQNAQHNIQQTSPNAAVQSGLQEWHRIIAEADWERLPDLLAEDVVFSNPSTFDPYHGKGPLMVILPAVFSVLENFQYARHFSSKSGYVLEFNANMGDELLTGVDLIEFNDAGKITDLVVMMRPASVVIDLSAEVGKRIAAAQS, encoded by the coding sequence ATGAGTAAAGTAGAACAGAATGCCCAGCACAATATCCAACAAACTTCACCTAATGCAGCGGTTCAGTCTGGGCTTCAGGAGTGGCATCGCATCATCGCTGAAGCAGATTGGGAACGGCTGCCTGATTTACTTGCTGAAGATGTTGTTTTCAGTAACCCATCAACGTTCGACCCATACCACGGCAAGGGACCACTGATGGTTATTCTGCCAGCCGTCTTTAGCGTACTTGAAAACTTTCAGTATGCTAGACACTTTTCCAGCAAATCAGGTTATGTTTTAGAGTTCAACGCCAATATGGGTGACGAACTTCTCACCGGTGTCGATCTTATTGAATTTAATGATGCTGGTAAAATCACTGATTTAGTCGTAATGATGCGCCCTGCAAGCGTCGTAATAGACCTTTCCGCAGAAGTTGGAAAGCGTATCGCTGCAGCGCAAAGCTAA
- a CDS encoding type II toxin-antitoxin system RelE/ParE family toxin, protein MKEPRVEIEYTSTVKICISDIVSHLRRVDVEPGPVINEILDQFESKIRQFPLSCQISPELLKIGCGKYREYNTSGGYRVLYSIENNRVTVHALLAHRQDIKQLLFKRLIQT, encoded by the coding sequence ATGAAAGAACCGAGAGTGGAAATAGAATATACCTCGACGGTCAAAATCTGTATCAGTGATATTGTCAGCCATCTTCGCCGTGTTGATGTAGAACCCGGCCCGGTGATCAATGAAATTCTGGATCAATTTGAGAGTAAAATCCGACAATTTCCCTTGAGCTGTCAGATCAGTCCTGAACTGTTGAAAATTGGGTGCGGGAAATACAGGGAATATAATACTTCGGGAGGATATAGAGTTCTCTATTCAATCGAAAATAATCGAGTTACTGTCCATGCTCTTCTTGCTCACCGACAAGATATCAAGCAATTGTTATTTAAGCGCTTGATTCAGACGTGA
- a CDS encoding DUF1349 domain-containing protein, protein MEEVMALSEPEQNTWINRPEYSEVSEDRIVIVSDANTDFWENTYYDFSHYTGHVYGKETESDFTFQVRIKADFRALYDQAGIFIGGTETTWIKAGIEFNDGQPSIGCVVTNNNSDWSTGLFPGNPGDFWMRVTSKSDVIRIQYSIDGKNWPLLRLCTWPGTRKRFIGVMCCSPKRKGLSAEFTEILLTTPLDSDLHDLS, encoded by the coding sequence ATGGAGGAAGTAATGGCATTGTCAGAACCTGAACAAAATACGTGGATAAATCGCCCTGAATATTCAGAAGTTAGCGAAGACAGAATAGTTATAGTGAGTGATGCTAACACTGACTTTTGGGAAAATACTTACTATGACTTCAGCCATTACACCGGACATGTGTACGGGAAAGAAACTGAGAGTGATTTCACTTTTCAGGTCAGAATCAAAGCGGACTTCAGAGCCCTGTACGATCAAGCGGGGATTTTCATTGGAGGAACTGAGACAACGTGGATTAAGGCCGGAATAGAATTTAATGATGGACAGCCATCTATCGGATGCGTTGTCACTAACAATAATTCTGACTGGTCGACAGGACTTTTTCCGGGAAATCCAGGCGACTTTTGGATGCGGGTAACATCTAAAAGCGATGTTATACGCATCCAATATTCTATTGACGGAAAAAATTGGCCCTTGCTGAGATTATGTACATGGCCCGGGACACGAAAAAGATTCATTGGCGTGATGTGCTGCTCTCCTAAAAGAAAGGGATTAAGCGCCGAGTTTACCGAAATATTATTGACTACTCCGCTCGATAGCGATCTTCACGACCTTTCATAG
- a CDS encoding diaminobutyrate--2-oxoglutarate transaminase, with amino-acid sequence MTDKVRIDSLGANSLNGNNETYLARQAEFESNVRSYPRKLPLAIAKAEGVWITDVENNQYLDCLAGAGTLALGHNHPDVLQSIQRVITSGLPLHTLDLTTPLKDQFSEYLLSLLPGQGKEYCLQFTGPSGADAVEAALKLAKKYTGRSGVISFSGGYHGMTHGALSVTGNLSPKEAVDGMMPEVQFMPYPHQYRCPLGIGGDAGVKALTYYFENLLNDVESGVRKPAAVILEAVQGEGGVNPAPAEWLQRIRKVTQEHGILLIIDEVQAGFARTGKFFAFEHAGIEPDIIVMSKAVGGGLPLAVLGIKKQFDAWAPGHHTGTFRGNQLAMATGLTTLMHLKDNQVADKVAEQGEWLKAKLAELQKRYPVIGHIRGLGLMIGIEMVKPGEAQDHMGCYPADGDLSALLQKKCFESGLILERGGRNGCVLRLLPSLLISNAELEIFLDKFENALLSAGVKPV; translated from the coding sequence ATGACGGATAAAGTCCGTATTGACAGTTTAGGTGCGAATTCATTAAACGGAAACAATGAAACCTATTTGGCAAGACAAGCTGAATTTGAATCGAACGTGAGGAGTTATCCACGCAAATTGCCTCTGGCCATTGCGAAAGCTGAAGGTGTGTGGATCACTGATGTTGAGAATAATCAATATCTTGATTGTCTGGCTGGTGCGGGTACGCTGGCGCTTGGACATAACCATCCTGACGTGCTGCAAAGCATCCAACGTGTCATTACTAGCGGCTTGCCGTTACATACCCTTGATCTGACAACGCCGTTGAAAGATCAGTTCTCCGAATATCTGCTTTCCTTATTGCCTGGTCAGGGCAAAGAGTACTGCCTCCAGTTTACCGGCCCTTCTGGTGCCGATGCAGTTGAAGCCGCGCTGAAACTGGCAAAAAAATACACTGGCCGTTCTGGTGTGATCAGCTTCTCGGGTGGCTACCACGGCATGACACACGGTGCGCTGTCGGTAACCGGTAATCTGTCACCGAAAGAAGCCGTCGACGGCATGATGCCTGAAGTCCAGTTTATGCCTTATCCGCATCAGTACCGCTGCCCGCTGGGCATTGGCGGTGACGCTGGCGTTAAAGCATTAACCTACTATTTTGAAAACCTGCTCAACGACGTTGAGAGTGGCGTACGCAAACCGGCAGCGGTCATTCTGGAAGCTGTTCAGGGTGAAGGCGGCGTGAACCCAGCACCGGCCGAGTGGTTGCAGCGCATCCGTAAAGTGACGCAGGAACACGGTATTCTGCTGATCATCGACGAAGTTCAGGCCGGTTTCGCACGTACTGGTAAATTCTTCGCCTTTGAACACGCAGGCATTGAGCCAGATATCATCGTGATGTCCAAAGCGGTCGGTGGCGGCTTGCCATTAGCCGTACTGGGTATCAAGAAGCAGTTCGATGCCTGGGCACCGGGTCACCATACCGGCACCTTCCGCGGTAACCAACTGGCAATGGCAACGGGCCTGACGACGCTGATGCACCTCAAAGACAATCAGGTGGCAGATAAAGTCGCTGAGCAAGGTGAATGGCTGAAGGCCAAACTGGCTGAGCTGCAAAAACGTTATCCGGTAATCGGCCACATTCGCGGTTTGGGGTTAATGATCGGGATTGAGATGGTTAAGCCTGGCGAAGCGCAGGATCACATGGGTTGCTATCCAGCCGACGGCGATCTGTCTGCGCTGTTACAGAAAAAATGTTTTGAATCAGGCCTGATTCTGGAGCGCGGTGGCCGTAATGGTTGCGTTCTGCGTCTGCTGCCTTCCCTGCTGATCAGCAATGCTGAATTGGAAATCTTCCTGGATAAATTTGAAAACGCCCTGCTGTCTGCTGGCGTGAAGCCAGTCTGA
- a CDS encoding glycoside hydrolase family 10 protein, translating into MKKPVVLIAAALLLASCASKPPSSLVTPLPPVKQPHPATSQQHQEPVRGVWLATVSRLDWPPVTSVNTNSPAIRITQQQEALKGKLDKLKSLGINTVFFQIKPDGTALWPSKILPWSDMMTGHIGEDPGYDPLQFMLDEAHKRGMKVHAWFNPYRVSVNTKSGTVAELNRTLSQNPASVFVLHRDWIRTAGDRFVLDPGIPEARNWITSIVAEVVARYAIDGVQFDDYFYAESPGSVLNDGETFKKYGQGFGSKADWRRHNTQQLIEQVSRTIKQLKPEVEFGVSPAGVWRNRSHDAAGSDTRGAAAYDEAYADTRLWVQQGLLDYIAPQLYWPFARDAARYDVLAKWWADVVKPTSTRLYIGVALYKVGEPSKNEPDWMISGGVPELKKQLDLNESTPHIDGTILFRENYLNQPQTQEAVNYLRNRWNPI; encoded by the coding sequence GTGAAAAAGCCAGTCGTACTTATTGCCGCTGCGCTTCTACTCGCCAGTTGCGCCTCCAAACCGCCGAGTTCACTTGTCACTCCGCTTCCTCCTGTTAAACAGCCACATCCGGCCACATCTCAGCAGCATCAGGAACCGGTGCGCGGTGTCTGGCTGGCGACCGTTTCCCGCCTCGACTGGCCGCCGGTGACATCAGTCAATACCAACAGCCCTGCCATCCGCATTACTCAGCAGCAGGAAGCGTTGAAAGGCAAGCTGGATAAATTGAAAAGTCTCGGTATCAATACCGTATTTTTCCAGATTAAGCCTGATGGCACCGCACTCTGGCCCTCTAAAATATTGCCTTGGTCAGATATGATGACAGGCCATATTGGTGAGGATCCTGGTTACGATCCGCTCCAGTTCATGCTGGATGAAGCGCACAAACGCGGCATGAAAGTCCATGCCTGGTTTAATCCCTATCGCGTATCCGTCAACACCAAGTCAGGAACCGTTGCGGAGCTAAACCGCACGCTGTCGCAGAATCCGGCCAGCGTATTTGTGTTGCATCGTGACTGGATTCGCACGGCTGGCGATCGCTTTGTGCTCGACCCAGGAATTCCGGAAGCACGAAACTGGATCACCAGTATCGTGGCCGAAGTCGTTGCGCGTTACGCTATTGATGGGGTGCAGTTCGATGACTACTTCTATGCTGAATCACCCGGCTCCGTTCTTAACGATGGAGAGACCTTTAAAAAGTATGGTCAGGGATTTGGCTCAAAAGCTGACTGGCGGCGACACAATACACAACAGCTGATTGAGCAGGTTTCGCGCACCATCAAGCAGTTGAAACCTGAGGTTGAATTCGGTGTCAGCCCTGCTGGCGTATGGCGCAACCGGTCGCACGATGCAGCAGGTTCCGACACACGAGGCGCGGCTGCCTATGATGAAGCCTATGCCGATACCCGCCTGTGGGTTCAGCAAGGGCTACTGGATTACATCGCCCCGCAGCTTTACTGGCCCTTTGCGCGCGATGCGGCTCGCTACGATGTATTGGCAAAATGGTGGGCGGATGTGGTGAAGCCCACAAGCACGCGCCTCTATATTGGCGTTGCACTGTATAAAGTGGGTGAACCGTCAAAGAATGAACCAGACTGGATGATCAGTGGTGGCGTGCCAGAACTGAAGAAGCAGCTCGATTTGAACGAGTCTACTCCGCACATTGACGGCACGATTTTGTTCAGAGAAAACTATCTCAATCAGCCACAAACTCAGGAAGCGGTCAATTATCTCAGAAACCGCTGGAATCCAATTTAA
- a CDS encoding helix-turn-helix domain-containing protein, producing the protein MAVLTVAVVVCENFSPFHLSIPSMVFSDTLYEEKQFELFFCAEKPGTVASEHGFSINVEHDFSALEKADLIVVPYWNHPDTCPSTRLLDALRVAEARKAQIAGLCLGTYVLAYAGLLDGRRASTHWAFEQDFIARFLDVRLDTNALYVEDEHLITSAGTVAAIDCCLYLVRQHCGSAIANRAARRLVIPPYREGGQAQFIEHPVPENTRDSKINQLLDYLRSHLRAPHSLDALASRVQMSRRTFTRHFFRATGMTVSDWLTAERLRHSQVLLESTSHSIEAIADSVGFQSVVTFRQQFKQRFSVNPTDWRKTFQDKSSVR; encoded by the coding sequence ATGGCTGTATTAACCGTTGCAGTGGTTGTCTGCGAAAATTTTAGCCCGTTTCATTTATCTATACCGAGTATGGTTTTCAGCGACACGCTCTATGAAGAAAAACAGTTTGAACTTTTTTTCTGTGCAGAAAAACCGGGTACGGTTGCCTCTGAACACGGTTTTTCTATCAACGTTGAGCACGATTTTTCAGCGTTGGAAAAAGCTGATTTGATCGTGGTTCCCTACTGGAACCATCCAGATACGTGCCCTTCTACGCGACTTCTGGATGCATTACGTGTTGCAGAAGCACGCAAAGCACAGATCGCCGGATTATGCTTAGGCACCTATGTGCTGGCTTATGCTGGGTTGTTAGATGGCCGCCGCGCATCAACACACTGGGCGTTTGAGCAGGATTTTATCGCCCGCTTTCTTGATGTGCGATTGGACACCAATGCGCTCTATGTTGAAGATGAACATCTGATTACGTCTGCGGGCACGGTGGCAGCAATTGACTGCTGCCTTTATCTGGTGCGCCAGCATTGCGGCAGCGCTATCGCTAACCGTGCCGCTCGCCGCTTGGTTATTCCGCCTTATCGGGAAGGTGGGCAGGCCCAGTTTATTGAACATCCTGTGCCGGAGAATACACGGGATAGCAAAATCAATCAGTTGCTGGATTATCTGCGCAGCCATCTCCGCGCTCCCCACTCTTTGGATGCATTGGCGAGCCGCGTACAGATGAGTCGCAGAACATTTACCCGGCATTTCTTCCGTGCCACGGGCATGACGGTCAGCGACTGGTTAACGGCAGAACGGCTTCGCCATAGCCAGGTATTACTGGAATCGACATCCCATTCAATCGAAGCGATTGCGGATAGTGTGGGGTTTCAGTCAGTGGTGACATTTCGCCAGCAGTTTAAACAACGTTTTAGCGTTAACCCAACCGACTGGCGTAAAACGTTTCAGGATAAAAGTAGCGTTCGCTAA
- a CDS encoding alpha/beta hydrolase, whose amino-acid sequence MYGHIRNKGVNIAYESFGDESAEIIILVAGLGSQMISWSDAFCQNVVSRGYRVIRFDHRDVGCSSHFYDSPVPNMGEVNKAISANRQPDVPYTLDDMAGDLIGMMDALSITAAHFVGRSMGGMIAQIIAAHHPERVLSLSIIMSSSGNPSLPQTTSDVMALMTQPAPNPFLNEPEYLNHRLRLAERLAGKIYPFDTERYRSQFKEELRRCFNPEGFTRQMAALVASGDRRKLLATIAAPTLVVHGTDDPLFVPSHGEDVAINIPEAEFMLIDGMGHDIPNQLNALVTDAIVRIAQRRHQNSALRTS is encoded by the coding sequence ATGTACGGTCATATACGAAATAAAGGTGTCAATATTGCTTATGAGAGTTTTGGCGACGAATCGGCAGAAATTATCATCCTTGTCGCTGGACTTGGATCTCAGATGATCAGTTGGTCCGATGCATTTTGTCAAAACGTTGTAAGCAGAGGCTATCGCGTTATTCGTTTCGATCATCGCGATGTAGGGTGCTCCTCACATTTCTACGACTCTCCTGTTCCAAATATGGGAGAGGTTAATAAAGCCATATCAGCAAACCGTCAACCGGACGTTCCTTACACGTTAGATGATATGGCGGGGGATTTAATCGGTATGATGGATGCCCTTTCAATTACAGCGGCGCATTTTGTGGGCCGGTCAATGGGAGGGATGATCGCCCAGATTATTGCCGCTCATCATCCTGAAAGGGTGCTATCGCTCTCAATAATTATGTCAAGTTCCGGAAACCCTTCGTTGCCGCAGACAACGTCGGACGTCATGGCTCTGATGACGCAGCCAGCTCCCAATCCTTTCCTTAATGAACCCGAATATCTTAATCACCGCCTGCGGCTGGCTGAGCGGTTAGCGGGTAAGATCTATCCCTTTGATACTGAGAGGTACCGCAGTCAATTCAAGGAGGAACTCAGACGTTGTTTCAACCCAGAAGGATTTACAAGACAAATGGCGGCTCTTGTTGCTTCTGGCGACAGGCGGAAACTACTCGCTACGATAGCGGCTCCGACACTGGTGGTCCACGGTACTGATGACCCTCTGTTCGTTCCTTCACATGGTGAAGACGTTGCCATAAATATCCCAGAGGCTGAATTTATGCTTATTGACGGCATGGGGCATGATATTCCGAATCAGCTAAATGCACTCGTTACTGACGCTATAGTACGGATCGCACAACGCCGTCATCAGAATTCCGCGTTACGTACTTCTTAA
- a CDS encoding LysR family transcriptional regulator, with protein MRRKNINDYQAFIAVAREQSFTKAAAQLGVSQSALSYTIRTLEAHLGIRLLTRSTRSVSVTEAGERLLSRIGPHFDQIEDEIAALSGMREKPAGTVRITSVEHAAETLLWPKLAPMLLKYPDINIEIISEYGLKDIVAERYDAGVRLGEQVDKDMISLPLAENFSFAVVGSPSYLKRKAVPVIPSDLSHHSCIKLRLPTLGSIYTWEFYKEGNEIKVRVDGQGTFATISMMRQAALDSLGLAYLPKDTVDAELKNGKLVQVLADWCPPRPAYHLYYPSRKQHSRAFMLVLDALRYPSV; from the coding sequence ATGCGCAGAAAGAATATTAACGATTATCAGGCTTTTATCGCGGTCGCGCGTGAACAGAGTTTCACCAAAGCAGCAGCACAGTTGGGTGTCTCACAATCTGCGTTAAGCTACACAATCAGAACTCTGGAGGCACATCTGGGTATTCGCCTCCTGACACGTTCAACCCGCAGTGTCTCGGTTACCGAAGCTGGCGAACGTCTCCTCAGTCGCATCGGGCCACATTTCGATCAAATTGAAGATGAAATCGCTGCACTCAGCGGGATGCGTGAAAAACCGGCAGGCACGGTACGCATCACCTCGGTTGAGCATGCAGCTGAAACCCTCCTCTGGCCTAAACTCGCGCCCATGCTCCTGAAATATCCTGATATCAATATTGAGATTATTAGTGAGTACGGGCTTAAAGATATCGTTGCGGAACGTTATGACGCAGGTGTGAGACTCGGGGAGCAGGTTGATAAGGACATGATCTCCCTGCCGCTTGCGGAAAACTTTAGTTTTGCTGTGGTGGGTTCTCCCTCTTACCTTAAAAGGAAGGCGGTTCCTGTGATCCCCAGTGATCTTAGCCACCATAGTTGCATCAAATTACGACTTCCAACTCTGGGAAGCATTTATACGTGGGAGTTTTATAAGGAGGGTAATGAGATTAAAGTTCGCGTTGATGGGCAGGGGACATTTGCCACAATAAGTATGATGCGTCAGGCTGCTCTTGATAGTCTGGGTCTCGCATACCTGCCAAAAGACACGGTAGATGCCGAGCTAAAAAATGGCAAACTGGTTCAGGTTCTTGCTGACTGGTGCCCTCCACGGCCTGCTTATCATCTTTACTATCCCAGCCGGAAGCAGCATTCGCGGGCCTTTATGCTGGTACTCGATGCTCTCCGATATCCCAGCGTATAA
- a CDS encoding MBL fold metallo-hydrolase — translation MKITQIRNATLQLEFGGKTFLIDPMLAPKATYPGFPGTANDHLRNPLVELPLPMATILDVDAVIVTHTHLDHWDDAAIKAIPKTMPIFSQNAQDADLIRRAGFISVRVLGEQMEYDGITLIKTAGQHGSDETYANPQLAERLGEVCGIVFQHANEKSFYLAGDTVWNQHVIDVLTDYSPDVVALNIGNAFIPSFGSIIMGKEDVRRVHQLVPNAAIVATHMEAVNHCLLSRAELRDYLHEEKLQSIAHVPNDGESVQF, via the coding sequence ATGAAAATAACGCAGATTCGTAATGCGACATTACAACTGGAATTTGGTGGAAAAACGTTTCTGATTGACCCGATGTTGGCACCAAAAGCAACCTATCCTGGCTTCCCCGGAACAGCGAATGATCATCTGCGTAATCCCTTGGTCGAGCTTCCTTTACCTATGGCGACGATTCTGGACGTTGATGCCGTGATTGTGACGCATACACACCTTGACCATTGGGATGATGCAGCTATCAAGGCCATCCCGAAAACGATGCCAATTTTCAGCCAAAATGCGCAAGATGCTGACCTCATTCGACGCGCGGGATTTATATCGGTACGTGTACTGGGTGAGCAGATGGAATATGACGGAATAACGCTGATAAAAACGGCTGGTCAGCACGGTTCTGATGAAACCTACGCCAACCCACAACTGGCGGAACGACTCGGTGAAGTCTGCGGTATCGTCTTTCAACATGCTAATGAGAAGTCATTTTATCTGGCTGGTGATACCGTATGGAATCAGCATGTTATCGATGTACTGACGGATTATTCTCCCGATGTGGTCGCATTGAATATCGGTAATGCATTCATCCCCAGTTTCGGTTCGATTATCATGGGAAAAGAGGATGTTCGGCGTGTACATCAGCTTGTGCCTAACGCGGCGATAGTTGCCACACATATGGAAGCGGTGAATCATTGCCTCCTGAGCCGTGCTGAACTCCGTGACTATCTGCACGAAGAAAAGCTTCAGTCCATCGCGCACGTACCGAACGATGGTGAAAGCGTGCAATTCTAA
- a CDS encoding DUF2132 domain-containing protein: MTAHISKDPLHGVTLEMQVNALVDRFGWVELGKLININCFKSDPSVKSSLKFLRRTPWARAEVEALYLDSLDDAAPVTPDDSATDPWANSRKNKS, translated from the coding sequence ATGACAGCTCATATTTCTAAAGACCCTTTACATGGCGTAACGCTTGAAATGCAAGTCAATGCGCTGGTTGACCGTTTTGGCTGGGTTGAGCTGGGTAAACTGATCAACATCAATTGCTTTAAAAGCGATCCAAGCGTGAAATCCAGTTTAAAATTTCTGCGTCGGACGCCGTGGGCTCGCGCCGAAGTTGAAGCACTGTATCTTGATTCTCTGGATGATGCCGCTCCCGTAACACCAGATGATAGTGCCACTGACCCATGGGCTAATAGTCGCAAAAATAAGAGCTAA